A segment of the Lycium barbarum isolate Lr01 chromosome 7, ASM1917538v2, whole genome shotgun sequence genome:
ACTTTTAACGACTATCACCGTAGCAATTACCCATAACTACTATTACCAACCAACGCTCCACAATCACTATTACTAGCCAATGGCAGAGCCAAATTTTCTACTAagagggttcaaaaatataaaaaattaaaatatgaaaaaattaagAGATCCAACACCTTCTCTCTCTATATATGTAAAATAATATTGACCATGcgtatatagtgtaattttttacCGAAAGAACCAGTTCCCATTCAAGAACCTACATGATTTTCAAAGATAACATTGATTAAAAAGGGTactaattcaaaagaaaaaaaaagcaacaaatttaaaataaagtaaaaaattacaaagtgaaaagaaaaaaatgcgattttttatttttgaagaCTCGATGGAGCGGGACAAAAGAAGGAAGAAATATTAAACGGGACATAAGTTAAAATTTTGCacattaaggggtcgtttggtttaaggactcattagtcccgggattataatcccggaactaatttatcccatctattgggattattttataaataatcccagtataagtgagttaagaaggtataagttgggttatccaacactaatttttatatcatgtttaatacaaggtataaatttatcccaacactattttataccttataccaaatatgatataaaaattagtgctgggataactcagcttataccttaaaccaaacgacccctaagattaATCTTGTCCTTCGCCGCCCTACCCCATTTAACATCCGTTAATTTTCACGTGTTTACTCCTTCGTATTTCAAACCTCCTTGGTAAAAATCTTGCCTCCGCCCCGGCCATTAGCCATCATATAATCTTTTTAACTTTTTTAATATAGTATTAAgattaattagttaattaaacttttttttttgttttttttttttgtggtgcaGAGGAGTATACAGAAGAACAATCAGTAGCTCACATTAGGCGACTACTCGACATAGTTGCATGCACCACATCTTTCAACAGTTCATCTTCATCTTCACCTAAACCAACCGGTCGAACCGGTACCGAACCCGGTTCAGAAAATGCACAACCGGAAACAACAAAATCAGGCAAACCGAAAAAATCCGGTTCGCCGAAAAAACCGGCGAAGACAGATGTCACCGCCGCGTGCGGCGGCGCTGATGGTGTTGATGCAGCGGAGAAAGGTGATCCGGCGATGATGTGTCCACCGCCACGGTTGGGACAGTTTTATGAGTTCTTCTCTTTTGGACATCTCACTCCTCCAATACAATGtgagttttattttattttattttattttattcgtcACTCACTTTGTCCTAATTTATACGAAGGTGTTTGACTGTGCACGAAATTTAATAATGATATAAAGACTTTCGAAACTCACGGTCTAAAATAAGAtgctgtttggatgggcttatgtgtataagtaactaaaaaaataagttggttagtctaactttttttttttttttggcttataagctgcttgagataagttaagtcaaatgggcccaattatttttttgagcttattttaagcataaaatgactttaagttggccaactaaatactcaaaaaagctgaaaacagcttataagcaacttataagccaatccaaacgggctctaaaacaTAAATATTTGCGTTGCTATATCCTGTTTCTAAACTTGACCTTAGCTGGCGAGTATGCCCTTCAACTTTGGGTGTACACAAGTAGGCACATCAATTTTAAGGgcatgtttatgtattatgcctattTAACTGGGCACGAAATTTAAATATGAATAGAttatttttgaaatttatggtctaaaataaattatagatatttgtgtgaataTAAATTGCTCCTTCTGTTTCATTTTACTTTGCCCATGTTGACTTGACACATTGCTTAAAGAATTTTTTTATTTGGGGTGTATTTTACTAAATTAACTTTATTAATGACGCTTTGGAACTCTAAATTTGACTATGGTATGTAATGTAGTTATCTAATACTAAGGGTAGTATGGGAAAAAAGTAATAAAATTCTCTTGATTTgctaaaatggacaagtaaaaagaAAATTCTATTTTTTGTATAGGGGCCAAGTAAAATGAAACAGTGGGAGCATTTCATTAGAAGTAAAATGGGGATATTAAAgtcaaattgttactaaatatagaaatgtataatTCTTTTAGACATTGACGAAAAGGAAaagagtatcacataaattgggacggagggagtaattttttttGGCAATCATGTAACTAAGTTTATTAATTTTCATTATTAAGTTTATGTTGGATGTATTTTTCTATTTGATTAAAATTCAATTTATTGGAGGTGGAAATGCATGGGAAAAAACTTTTAGAGGCTTTTCATGgctacaattttttatttttactcatAGCTGCAATTTTATTTAATGTGTAAAAGATCAGTCTTTGCATGGGAAAGAACTTTCAGAGGCAATTTTATTTTTACTCATAGCTGCAgttttatttattctttagttatcttaagtaggcgtttggccataaaaaccaatctttttcactttatttggaaattttgaagttgcagttgaagatggagttgtgtttggttatacatTTTGTAATAATATTTGGATAATGTTCATGTTTGAATGTATTTGAATacaacttcaaaagtgaaaagtgagttggaaaaaagtgaaaacaggttataagttgttttccaaatttgaaatacaacttcaagttggatttggaattttcatagcaaaacactgattttcaaataaagtgaaaattattCCGGACGAAATGAataatttctatggccaaacgggtccttaagTTTGTTAATTTTCATTGTCTTTTGAAATTGTTAAAGCAATGATTAATCCAATTTAGTGAAGCTGGAAATGCAGGGGAAAGAATCTTAAGAGGCTATTCATGGCTGCAATTTTATCTTTACCTGTTGCTGCAATTTTATTTAAGAACAACATGTATAAAAATCAgttattttccttaaaaaaagtTTTCTTATCTGCTAATCATTTGTTTGGATGTGCAGATATTAGGAGATCAAGTCGACCATTCCTTGAGGATAAAACGGAAGATGATTTTTTCCAAATTGATGTGAGCTTTCTTTGTTTTAATATTTATTTGTTGCAAAAGAACTCGTTTGGGTTAGCTGATTGAAAATACTAGCTGATAAGTGTCAACTGTTAAGTGCTAAAACTGATTTTGTAAATAAGCAGTTACATGTTTGGATAGAAGTGCTGAAACTCATAATAAACAGTTAATGTCATATGGTAGTTTGATTAATGGTTCTTGAAATACATTACAGGTTCGGATTTGCAGTGGCAAGCCGACAACAATTGTTGCTTCTAGGACAGGTTTCTATCCTGCTGGAAAACGTTCTCTTTTGAGTCACTCTTTGGTTGGATTATTGCAACAATTAAGTCGAGTTTTTGATGCTGTGAGTAAGAATATGTTTTGTCAAACTCTTATCATTTATCGGTCCACGGAGATCCAGTATGTAGTGGTGAATTGACCATATATGCCATTTCtttgttaattgtttgtttgtttgttccaGGCATACAAGGCTCTCATGAAAGGATTCACTGAGCATAATAAGGTTAGTAATATTTGTCTACGGATATCgaccaaaaaaaatatttgtcTACAGAtaagggccaaaattgcccctgtACTTTTTGCCGAGGAGCACATTTCAGATAATAGTTGGGCTGTTTGACCCTGCCGTTACCAAAAGGGctcaattttcccttatttccaATTTCAGCTAACGGATCTattgaaaaaaatataaattcaaatttTTTGCCACGTGTCAACATTATAAaaacattttctttttctttcttcctttcatTTTGAAAGTCGTGTTCAAGAATATGCAAACAATGAATGCTAAAGAATGGTTACCTTTTATTACAGTTTGGGAATCTTCCTTATGGTTTTCGAGCGAACACATGGGTTGTCCCTCCTTTTGTTGCTGACAATCCAGCTACTTTTCCTCCACTTCCCATGGAAGATGAGAATTGGGGAGGAAATGGAGGTGGACAAGGAAGAAACGGTAAGCATGATCACCGGCCGTGGGCAAAGGAATTTGCGATTCTGGCAGCAATGCCTTGTAAAACGGCGGAAGAAAGGCAAATTCGAGATAGGAAAGCGTTTCTACTTCACAGTCTATTCGTCGATGTATCAGTTATCAAAGCAGTTGCTGCCATAAAACATCTAGTGGACAACAGCCAGGGTGGAACAAATTCATACGAGGAAAAGATTGGAGATCTTCTTATCAGTGTGAATAAAGACATGTCAGATGCGAGCAAGAAATTGGACAACAAAAATGACGGCATTCAGGTGCTAGGCATGTCCCTGGAGGAGCTTGCAAAGAGAAACTTACTGAAAGGCATAACTGCAGATGAGAGTGCAACTGTTCATGTATGTTTGAATATAAATATGTTTATTTTTCATCATtttgttgagaatataattatgTAAATAAATCTTCTCTCTCTAACATCTTAAGGTTTTaaatgagatggtcacacacttcaaTATGGTACCAGAGCAGGTAGAGGTCCTAGGATCAGATCTCAACGCCACCCATTAATAAAAAGAATTTTCACGTGCTTGgcccatgaaaaaaaaaaagaatcaggcCCGTACATGAGGGGCATGTTGAGAATATGATTGTATAAATAAAATTGTGCTCTCTTTAacaacttaagcttttagatgagatggtcacgCACTTCAATAATCTGCAAGCTGATTTTGTTATTTGTTGAAGCAGTTCATATCTTATGGTGTTACGTTTCGTCGCAGGACACTTTCACCTTGGGTGTAGTGGTGGTTAGACACTGTGGCTACACAGCTATCGTAAAAGTTGCAGCCGAGGTGAACTGGGGGACAAAACCCATTCCTCAGGATATTGAAATAGATGACCAGGCGGAGGGAGGTGCAAACGCGTTAAATGTTAACAGGTCAGTAGAGTTGGCCAGAATCAGATGACACTAAGATTAATATATGTACCTACCTTAGTGAATTGTTTTTGATTTTCTTGAACTATTCTACTAACTGTTTTTACAATAGACCCTTGTTGGTccagcccttccccggaccccgcgcatagcagaaacttagtgcaccgggctgcccttcaTTCTACTAACCGTTTTCTTCATCTTATGCAGCTTGAGAATGCTATTGCACAAGTCATCAACACCTCAGACACCTAGCCAAGTACATAAATTTCACGGTGCAGATGTCGAAGACGTTCTGGCTGCTAAGTCCTTAGTAAGACAGGTGCTTGGTGAAAGCTTGCAGAAGTTACAGGAAGAAGACAGTAAACAGGTGAAATCTATTAGATGGGAGCTGGGTGCATGTTGGGTGCAACATTTGCAAAATCAGGCGTCCGGGAAAGTTGAGTCTAAAAAAACTGATGAAGCTAAAGTGGAGCCAGCAGTAAAGGGTCTTGGGAAGAACGGTGGCCTGCTAAAGGATATTAAGAAGAAATCAGATGATAAGAGCAGCAAAGCCAGTTCAGGGAATGAAGTTCCGTCAAGTGACAAGAAAGAACTAGAGAAACAAGACGAGGAAATGGAGATGCTTTGGAAAAAGGTTCTACCTGAAGCAGCATATCTGCGCCTAAAAGAATCAGAAACTGGTCTTCACCTTAAGGTGTGTTTGCTGGCTTTCATACTAGTACTCAGTCCTTGCAAGTTTATAGCCTGCTTGGTCAAGCTTCCAGAAtctacttattttgaaaattgcTTTTTGTCGGAAGTGCTTCTCGAAAAAGTATTTTTGGACAGTAGCAGTTTGTGTTTAGCTcatcaatttcaaaaattatttttgccAGTATTAGAGCAGCGATTTGTGCTTGGTCAAGGTTTTAAAAGTGCTTTCGGGAAAAACCGGCTTTTGAAAACCAACTTCTGCTACTACTCAATAGCACATATTTATTTCTCTCTAAAAGCTGGGCCAAACACCTCAAATCTCTGAAATAAGCACTTCTCTTTAACAAAAAAAGATACTTTTGGCTTCTTAGAAGCTTGGGCAAACAGACTATTAGTTTCATGGCTGCAATGTATGGAAACAATAGCCCCGAGAGCCACATGTAAGATAAATCTGTCATGCTCAATCATCATGTCCAGTTCTTAAATCGTATTCTGGTTCTGTCTGTTTTGGCAGTCACCCGATGAGTTGATCAGTATGGCACATAAATACTATGCTGATACTGCCCTACCAAAACTGGTAAGTGCCTCTATATACTTTGCATGTCTCTACTGCTTCTTGAAATTGAACTAACTCTTGCTGGCTGGAATATTTGAAAGGTTGCTGATTTTGGGTCACTGGAGCTTTCACCCGTCGATGGAAGGACACTAACAGATTTCATGCACACCAGGGGTTTGCAAATGTGCTCCTTGGGACGTGTGGTAATTGCTTCAGGCCTTATTAGCGCAATAAATCATGAATGTCAGTGTTAATAAAGCAAAAGCATATAGTTAAACTTGATTTTCTGGGTGGGTTTGGCAATGTTATTAAAACATCTTCTATTTCTCTCAATCCATATAGCCCACAAGATGCAGGCTAGTATAGAATAAAAAGGCCGCATGACAAACATTAAGACCTAATGTTTGTGTTCAGAATAACTAGGCTTCCAACTAGTTGGTATCGTCTATATGGGTCTTTGCTTCCATTAAATTTGTATTAGTTAATTTTGCACATTGATTCTGAGAGTTTGTAGGTCTTTTGAGACAACTTCGATTAATCTGCCTCATAACAGCATTTGCAATACTCTTTAATATTTCTCGTGAGCAGAATTGCAAACTCTGATTCTTCTAGGTTTATCCTTCCTGAGGATCTTCAATGAATAAAGCTCGATTTCAAGAGAGAAATAACCAAGTGTGCTTCCAAAGAGATTCTACCAACTTTCCGTACTCCTTGTTTCAGTTTAAATTCTTTCCTATTGACTCTTTTAAATCAGTGAGAAGGCTACTTTATAATGCTTGTTCTCTAAGTTTCTGAATTTTGAGTATTTGGTTCTCTCTTCTACATACTTTTAGGCTTGGTTCCTGTAATTCTGAATTTTTATAGACTAGGAAAGTCTTTGTTACACCTTTGTAAAAAGCCTTTGTTGGGTTTTCTGAACACCCTTCATGACCCATTATTCAGCATTTTCTTATAATATTGTTTGGTCGCCATTCTGTTATTATACATGATGCTCAGTTGGTAGAAAGAGAGTTAAGGGAAGGGAAGGGGAGTGGAAGTAGAACTGTTAGTCTTATTGATGTCTTCTTGGTAAAAATCGTGCAGCTCAAcgtcttatttttattttaatgtcTAAACTCAATATTTAACACTACTTTATTTTAACTATTTTCTTCTGATGTCAGGTGGAACTTGCAGACAAACTTCCTCACGTTCAATCTCTTTGTATTCACGAGATGGTTGTTAGAGCTTACAAACACATACTGCAGGCTGTTGTGGCAGCAGTTGATAATATTGCTAATGTGGCTGCATCAATAGCTTCTTGTTTAAATGTATTGCTCGGGACGCCCTCCGCAGAAAATGGTGATTCAGATGATGACTTGAAATGGAAGTGGATAGAAACTTTTCTTTCTAAGAGGTTCGGGTGGCAGTGGAAGGATGAAAGTCGGGAGGATCTTAGAAAATTTGCCATTCTTCGAGGTCTTTGCCATAAGGTATAAAAATTCGAATGCTAAGAAATTGATTATTTGTCCTtagtaggggtgtcaaatgggcggttGGGCTGGATTTAGGGGgatgcacccccgggattagtcggggctcaaagagactcggacacccggggctaatcaaaaaaaataaatgggttgagttaataaatgacccgcccaaaagttacttgggctgaaatgggttgggctaaaatgGGCTAAAAGGCTGGTCATAACCCAactcttactaagttttaatttgTTCATTTGTTCTTGTATAATTTTTAAGTACCTAATAAAACTATTTTTATCTTTATCatggctatatataacatatcaaattaaaaaatatctattttgaaaatattttgagccgagggtctatcggaaacagcctggcaagtagaggtaaggtctgcgtgcactctaccctccccagaccccactttgtgggattacactgggtatgttgttgttgttgttgttgttgttgtttgacaTGGTTTCCATGGGTCAATTTGGGCTATGTATGGGTTGGGCTAAAACGGAGCAGACGGGTTATCttttcatgggctaattttgcTACCCCTAGTCCTTAGTAAGTCTTATCCTCCTTATCCGTACTAATTTCAGGTAGGACTTGAGCTTGTTCCAAAAGACTACGATATAGACTCTCCATTTCCTTTCAAGAAGACGGATATCATAAGTATGGTCCCCGTATACAAGGTATGCACACTAGTTTCCAAATATCAGAAGCAAAATGTGAATTATTAAGAGAACCTAAGAAAGTTTTGACAATTGTGGATATGCTCAACAGCATGTTGCATGCTCATCAGCGGATGGACGTACACTGCTGGAATCATCCAAAACTTCCCTGGATAAAGGCAAACTGGAGGATGCTGTAAACTATGGAACTAAGGTAACCATTTTTTTGTTGTTCAATGGCACGTCTAGATTATCATTCAAGGTCTCAAACTGAGATTTGTTTTGATTTTGAAGGCACTCTCAAAACTCGTGTCTGTCTGTGGTCCTTACCATCGAATGACAGCGGGTGCATACAGTCTATTAGCTGTGGTACTCTACCACACTGGTGATTTTAATCAggtataagtttatattttagaTTCTAAAATGGCTTTATAACTTTGTTAATATGCTGGTATCTTGTTCGAACTGCCTAAATAAGTGAAAAGCTAGCCTGTTTATGTTATGTGAGAATTTTTAACAGTAATTGGTTGCTACTTGTGTATTAGACCAGCATAAAATGTTTATATATGTAAGACATATTTTGGTCAGTGAATTCTTTAAAAGCAGAGAGTTCGGCATGCTGCCTTTTCTGGCCATATTTATTTCGCTGGATGCAGCGCTAACTTTCTTATAGTTTCCTTTAACATGTACTAATCATGATTTTCTTTCTTATATCTGTAATGTTTCCTCATATCAGGCTACTATTTATCAACAAAAAGCTTTGGATATTAATGAAAGAGAGCTTGGACTTGATCACCCAGATACAATGAAGAGTTATGGAGATTTAGCAGTTTTCTACTACCGACTTCAACACACAGAGTTGGCATTAAAGTACCTGCACCTCTCTCTTTTTGTGATTTTTTGTTTAGTTTTCATTGCTTGCCTTCTACTCTAGTGTGATGGAACATCCCTTCAGATTTATCAGGTTTTTGAATAGCTTCTCTTATTCATCAACTTAAACAGAATAAATCAACTGTTGTTGCTCTCagtcttatagcctgtttggccaagttgCCAAAATCAGTTTTTTTTGAGAAGTACTTCTCATCGAAAGTGCTTTGTGAGAGTAGTAGTTTGTGTTTGGAAAAATCATTTGAGAAGTGCTTTTGTTAGtaatttgtgtttggctaatatTTTCAAAAAGTGCTTTTTAAGTGTTGAACAACGAAAAAGGAAGTTAATACTACTATTAATTTGGTAAACATTAATTTTTGGTAAGCTAATCTTGTCCCTAAAAATTCACAAGTTCTTATTTTATTTTGGAGAAGCTACATTTTCGGCTTCTGCTACTTTGCAACAACACTTATTTCTTCaccagaagcttggccaaacgcCGGCATTCTTTaaaataagtgttttttttttgtgtgtttttaCAACTCTTGTTACAAATTAAAAGTTGTTTTTTGTAGAAGTACCTTTAGCTTTTCAAAAGATTGGCCGAACAGGCTATTACTTGTTTGTTGCAGACTTTCTTGCCAATAGAAACCGTACTTGGTTGTTGCAGACTTTCTTGCCAATAGAAACCGTTTCTCTTGCAGATCTTCTTCCATTCCCCCGCTGACTTTTAAATCACATAATAGAATATATAACTCTTACTCTGTTATGGAAATTCGTTTTGCTATTTATACTGGAAACAATCTCGTGTATTTTATCCTGGTGTTCCAGTGGAAGACCCCGAGGCTTATCAGATAAAAGAGgttaataacataaaagaaggGAAAATGGAAGTACAGATGAAGCACGGCCTGTTACTTGTCTGCTTTGAGTTTACTTTCCTGATTCTATTTAATGTTAGTTATTAGAAGAGGTTTGTAGAGTTATTCATTGAGCATGAGGCTAGAACCATGTTGTGAAAACAAAGAACTGAAACTGATATTAGACAAATAATGGCTACAACTATACCGTCTTTGTGTTTGTGTACTTTTCATGATTAATACCTTGCATCATCTTTTGCAAGGTATTAAGGCCAAAACTGATAACTAATTTTCTCTATTCAGGTATGTCAATCGTGCCCTCTATCTTTTGCATCTTACTTGTGGACCTTCTCATCCAAATACTGCTGCAACATATATAAACGTTGCAATGATGGAAGAAGGTCTCGGAAATGTCCATGTTGCACTTAGGTACCTTCACGAGGCTCTTAAGTGTAACCAGAGACTTCTTGGAGCTGACCACATTCAAGTAAATTCTCTCTCTCTCGTTCTAAAGTATTTGAGTGTCTAGTAAATCGGCCAGTTGGCgttctctttttgttttttaaaaccgAAATGTTTGTTTTCTCCAGACTGCTGCCAGCTATCATGCTATTGCAATTGCGCTTTCTTTAATGGAAGCATATTCCTTAAGCGTTCAGCATGAACAAACTACACTTCAGATACTGCAAGCTAAACTTGGACCCGATGACTTGCGTACTCAGGTATAAATTAGTTTGAAAATCTGGTCATTCAGTTTGTTCTCGGTGATGGACCTCGTGTCAATCTTATTCAGAATTTTCTGCAGGATGCTGCGGCATGGCTTGAGTATTTCGAGTCTAAAGCACTTGAGCAGCAAGAAGCTGCACGAAATGGTACCCCCAAGCCCGACGCCTCTATCTCAAGCAAAGGCCATCTAAGGTAGTAATATTCTTACCCtctattcttttcttcttttcctaATCTTACATTTAATATTTAGTTATAGTTGTAGGGAAAAAATCACTAcataaatttgttttttttttaaaataatcttCCTGTTCCTTACTTTTACACTTTTTCTGGTTACTCTTAGGAAGAACCAGGCTAAGAAATATGCGAAACCTTACATATGCTAATCAAATTTTGTTTTCCTCATTGATATACTTAGTGTCTCGGACTTGTTGGATTACATAGCTCCAGATGCTGAGATGAAGGCTAGAGAAGCGCAAAAGAAGCAAGCTCGTGCAAAGGTTTGAGTTTTGACTTCTGTCATTTGCTTTCCGAACTCAAAGCATTTTCTAATTTTTCCATGTTGATTGGTCAAGAGAAAGCATTTTCTCTAAGAAAACATGTTCCTtaaaaatgacttccctagtgAAAATAGGGAAAATAAGTTCCATGAGTGGCATTCCATACTGATTGTCACCTCCCCACTCCCCATCACCCCCACACTCACCCACCATAGTGTTTGCCTCgattatatacaaatgcttttGAGACAATATTTCTGTTTGCTTACCAAACAAAAGAAAGTTAGTaacaaaagcacttattttcctggaaaacattttctttccTACCACACACACCCTTAGTTCGCTTTACTGAAGTATCCTGTCCAAATTTCCTAATTTCTCAAACAGGTTAAAGGCAAGGCAGGGCAAAATGGGGGAATAGCTTCCGATGAATTTGAGAAGGATGAACTTCTTTCTCCAACTAGTCCTGTTGTGGAGAACTCTAGTGATAAAGAGAACAAGTCAGAATTAGACGACAAATCAGAATTGAAGATTGCCGAACCCACACCTAAGCAATCTGCTCACGTTTTGGTAGAACAGACACTATTGGAGAAAAATGACGACGTGATACAAGAGGATACCTCGGAGGAAGGATGGCAAGAGGCTTTACCCAAAGGCCGTTCAACAATGGGGCGTAATAAGCTTTCTAGTTCTAGAAAACCTAACCTTGCTAAACTTAACACCAACTTCCCGAATGCTTCCCATTTACCAAGAGCTCGAGGTAAAACGAATAATTTTTCATCTCCAAGATTGACTCCAATTAATGAATCTACTGCATCGTCTGGGCTATCTCCTGCTTCAAAGAAGTTTGTGAAGAGTGCTAGTTTTAGTCCCAAATCGGGACCCGCAAGCCCTGCTCAAACGGAACAAGCTGTGAAAACTAATTCAATTGTCAGCTCAATCAGCGTTCAGGCAGCTGGAAAACTATTTTCTTACAAAGAAGTTGCTTTAGCTCCACCTGGTACCATTGTGAAAGCAGTGGCAGAGCAATTGCCAAAGGATGGTAGTTCAGAACACAAGGAGACTGTGGCGACTGATTCAACTCAGCCGACAACAGCGAGAACCGGTGATGGAGAAAAGGTTCAGAAAGTCAGAGAAGAGAAGAAACATAATGATTCTGGTGAAAATAATGACCCTCAACAAAGTGAAGAGAAAGGACTCGTATCAGCCGAATCTTCGGAGGGGACAAAGGCTGACGCTTCTGGGGAGAA
Coding sequences within it:
- the LOC132602905 gene encoding protein REDUCED CHLOROPLAST COVERAGE 2 isoform X3; the protein is MTNYSLSHEVRGTRLKDTVEIVLLKPCHLSLVEEEYTEEQSVAHIRRLLDIVACTTSFNSSSSSSPKPTGRTGTEPGSENAQPETTKSGKPKKSGSPKKPAKTDVTAACGGADGVDAAEKGDPAMMCPPPRLGQFYEFFSFGHLTPPIQYIRRSSRPFLEDKTEDDFFQIDVRICSGKPTTIVASRTGFYPAGKRSLLSHSLVGLLQQLSRVFDAAYKALMKGFTEHNKFGNLPYGFRANTWVVPPFVADNPATFPPLPMEDENWGGNGGGQGRNGKHDHRPWAKEFAILAAMPCKTAEERQIRDRKAFLLHSLFVDVSVIKAVAAIKHLVDNSQGGTNSYEEKIGDLLISVNKDMSDASKKLDNKNDGIQVLGMSLEELAKRNLLKGITADESATVHDTFTLGVVVVRHCGYTAIVKVAAEVNWGTKPIPQDIEIDDQAEGGANALNVNSLRMLLHKSSTPQTPSQVHKFHGADVEDVLAAKSLVRQVLGESLQKLQEEDSKQVKSIRWELGACWVQHLQNQASGKVESKKTDEAKVEPAVKGLGKNGGLLKDIKKKSDDKSSKASSGNEVPSSDKKELEKQDEEMEMLWKKVLPEAAYLRLKESETGLHLKSPDELISMAHKYYADTALPKLVADFGSLELSPVDGRTLTDFMHTRGLQMCSLGRVVELADKLPHVQSLCIHEMVVRAYKHILQAVVAAVDNIANVAASIASCLNVLLGTPSAENGDSDDDLKWKWIETFLSKRFGWQWKDESREDLRKFAILRGLCHKVGLELVPKDYDIDSPFPFKKTDIISMVPVYKHVACSSADGRTLLESSKTSLDKGKLEDAVNYGTKALSKLVSVCGPYHRMTAGAYSLLAVVLYHTGDFNQATIYQQKALDINERELGLDHPDTMKSYGDLAVFYYRLQHTELALKYVNRALYLLHLTCGPSHPNTAATYINVAMMEEGLGNVHVALRYLHEALKCNQRLLGADHIQTAASYHAIAIALSLMEAYSLSVQHEQTTLQILQAKLGPDDLRTQNFLQDAAAWLEYFESKALEQQEAARNGTPKPDASISSKGHLSVSDLLDYIAPDAEMKAREAQKKQARAKVKGKAGQNGGIASDEFEKDELLSPTSPVVENSSDKENKSELDDKSELKIAEPTPKQSAHVLVEQTLLEKNDDVIQEDTSEEGWQEALPKGRSTMGRNKLSSSRKPNLAKLNTNFPNASHLPRARGKTNNFSSPRLTPINESTASSGLSPASKKFVKSASFSPKSGPASPAQTEQAVKTNSIVSSISVQAAGKLFSYKEVALAPPGTIVKAVAEQLPKDGSSEHKETVATDSTQPTTARTGDGEKVQKVREEKKHNDSGENNDPQQSEEKGLVSAESSEGTKADASGEKEGNVVTDSEVKTASKNKGGDSANSSVTGIQNDGSSSDSNAISKVDVPESKADNSLDTSSDLEPAADLVTEKNDDKDNASNTSSVTTESDQQGDSETGKEATKKLSAAAPPFNPSPVPVFGTIPAPVFKEHGGILPSPVNIPPMLPVNPVRRSPHQSATARVPYGPRLSGGYGRSGNRVPRNKPPAFINGEPNPRIMNPHAAEFVPGQPWVPNGFPVAPNGYMASPNVMPVSPNGYPTSPDGSPVTENGLPVSPVEAGESPSAVTVEGDSENHDTAVADGTEAETVEMGSKQIMQGQEEDVEKKLHSDMPKDDEGSQCVNGEKSGDTPALSDETTASQEACSTVVLEVNGTKRWGDYSDGENEVAEVAI